In Francisella salimarina, the genomic window TTAACAGAAGAAGAGGTATTATCGAAGGGATGGACGAAAACCCAAGCGGAAGAGTTATTAATGCTCTAGTTCCTCTTTCAGAAATGTTTGGTTATGCTACGAATGTGCGTTCTATGAGCCAAGGTAGAGCATCATTCTCTATGGAGTTTAAGAAGTACTCTGAAGTGCCAAATAATATTGCTGATGAAATAATCAAATCACGTAACTCATAATAAAAGGATATAATTAAAATGGCTATAAATAATCAACGTATTAGAATTAGATTAAAAGCCTTTGATCATAAGCTTATCGATATTTCTACTCAAGAAATTGTTGATACAGCTAAGAAAACAGGGGCTCAAGTAAAGGGACCAATCCCTTTACCAGTTCGTAAAGAGAAATTTACAATTCTTATTTCTCCGCACGTAAACAAAAAAGCAAGAGATCAATATGAGATCAGAACTCACAAGAGATTGATTGATATTGTTGAACCTACGGATAAAACTGTAGATGCTCTAATGAAGCTTGATTTGGCATCAGGTGTTGATGTTCAGATCAGTTTAAGCTAATATATACGATACTTTTTTGGAAATTCCAGAAAATAGTATTAGTTAGGTCTCTGCAGTCAATCGTAATTGCAGAGTTAATATAATAATAATAGAGGATATAATAATGTCTTTAGGATTAGTTGGTCGCAAATGTGGTATGACTCGTATATTTACTGAAGATGGTGTTTCTATTCCTGTTACAGTTGTTCAAGTTGAGTCAAACAAGGTTACTCAAGTTAAAACTGCTGAGACGGATGGTTATAATGCTATTCAAGTAACTACTGGTTTTAAAAAGCGTTCTAATGTAAACAAGCCTGCTGCAGGTCATTATGCGAAAGCTGGTGTTGAGCCGGGCAGAGGTTTGTGGGAGTTTGCTATTGATAATGCTTCTGAGTACGAAGTTGGTGCATCTATTGATGCTACTATTTTCGAAGCAGGTCAGAAAGTAGATGTCAGAGGTGTATCTAAAGGTAAGGGTTTTGCAGGTGGTGTTAAGCGTCACAACTTTGCTACTCAAGATGCTACTCATGGTAACTCTCTTTCTCATAGAGTTCATGGTTCTACTGGTCAAAACCAGACTCCAGGTAGAGTATTCAAGAACAAAAAGATGGCTGGACACTTAGGTAGCGAAAACGTTACTATTCAGTCACTTGAGGTTGTGAGAGTGGACGCGGAAAATGGTTTATTACTTTTGAAAGGTGGTATTCCAGGTTCAGTTGGTGGAGATATTATCGTTACTCCAGCTGTTAAAAGTTAGTAGATAAATATTAATTATACCGGAGAGTTGTTGTGGACTTAAATATAAAATCTTTAGCTGGTGCAGAGGCTGGTGTAGTGGGTGTTGCAGATGGTATATTTGCAGCTGACTATAATGAAGCCCTAATTCATCAGGTTGTTGTTGCTTATATGGCAGGCGCTCGTCAAGGTACTAAAGCTCAGAAGACTAGATCAGAAGTATCTGGTGGTGGAGCTAAGCCTTGGAGACAGAAAGGTACAGGTAGAGCGAGAGCGGGTACGATCCGTTCACCTATTTTCAGAAAGGGTGGTGTTACATTTGCAGCTAAGCCTAAGAGCTATAAGCAAAAAGTAAATCGTAAAATGTATTCAGGTGCTGTTAAATCAATACTATCTGAATTGGTTAGATCTGACAGAATGACTGTTGTTGAGCAGTTGAAGTTAGATACTCCTAAGACAAAAGAATTCAAGACAATTGTTGATTCTTTAGGTGTTAAAGATGTTCTTTTTGTTGTTGGTGTGGAAGAGTTTAATGAAAATTTATACTTATCTTCTAGAAACCTTAAGAATGTTGCAGTATGTGATTCTGTGGAAATTAATCCAGTTTCTTTAGTTTGCTTTGAGAATGTTGTATTCACTAAGCAAGCTATTAAAGAAGTAGAGGAGAAACTAGTATGAGTTCTCAAGAAAAATTATTAAAGACAGTTGTTAGACCTCACGTTTCTGATAAGACTTATGGTCTTTCAGATGCTAACTCTACTATAGTGTTCGAAGTAGCAAGAACTGCGACTAAGCAAGATGTGAAAAGTGCTGTAGAGAAGCTTTTTGAGGTTAAAGTTGAATCTGTGAATATCCTTAATGTTAAAGGTAAAGCTCGTAGATTTGGTCGTGTTGAGGGTAGAACAAAGGCTTGGAAAAAGGCTTATGTAAAGCTTGCTGAAGGACATGACATCAGTTTTGTTGGTGCAGAGTAACTTAGAGAAGGTTTGTAATCATGATTGAAATAAAAAAAGCTAAACCTACTTCACCTGGCCGTCGCCACGTAGTGAGCGTAAAGAATACAGAATTACACACAGGTAAGCCGTTTAAGGGTTTGGTAGAAGCTAAGAAGAGTAAGGCTGGTAGAAACAATACTGGTAGAATTACAGTTCGTCATCAAGGTGGCGGACATAAGCAGCATTACCGTGTTGTGGACTTTAAAAGAAACAAAGATAATATCGTAGCTAAGGTTGAGAGAATCGAGTACGATCCTAACCGTAGCGCAAATATTGCTTTAGTACTTTATGCTGATGGTGAAAGAAGATATATCATCGCTCCTAAAGGTTTAAAGAAAGATATGTCGATAGTTTCTGGTGAAAAAGTAGATGTTGCTGTAGGTAACTGTATGCCATTGAGAAATATCCCTCTTGGTACAGTTATTCATAATATCGAAATGAAGCCTATGAAAGGTGCGCAAATGATCAGAAGTGCTGGTACTTTCGCTCAGTTGGTTGGTAAAGATAATGCTTATGCAATTATTCGTTTAAGATCAGGTGAGATGAGAAGAGTGCTTCTTGATTGTAGAGCTGTTATTGGTGTGGTATCAAATTCTGAGCACAACTTAAAATCTTTAGGTAAGGCTGGTGCGAAGCGCTGGAGAGGCGTAAGACCTACTGTAAGAGGTGTTGCGATGAACCCAGTAGATCACCCGCATGGTGGTGGTGAAGGTCGTACTTCAGGTGGTAGACATCCTGTGTCTCCATGGGGTGTGCCTACTAAAGGTTATAAGACGCGTAAAAATAAGCGTTCTAATAAGTTGATTGTTCAAAAACGTAAGTAATTAGGGAGAAGGTTGTGCCTCGTTCATTAAAAAAAGGACCTTTTGTAGATCATCATCTTTTAAAGAAGGTTTTTGAAGCGCAAGAAAGTAATTCTAAAAAGCCAATCAAAACATGGTCGAGAAGATCATTGATTGTGCCGGATATGATAGGTTTAACTATAGCTGTACATAACGGTCAACAGCATGTGCCAGTTCTTATGACTGAAGAGATGGTAGGTCATAAGTTAGGTGAGTTTGCTGTAACTCGTAACTACCGTGGTCATGCAGCTGATAAAAAAGCTAAGAAGAAATAGTTGGGGTTATACACATGGAAGTACAAGCTAAATTAAAAAATGCTAGAATCTCAGCTCAAAAGGCAAGACTAGTAGCAGACCAAGTCAGGGGCTTACCTGTAGAGCAAGCTATTAATCTTTTGACTTTTAGTAATAAGAAAGCAGCAGTGCTAATTAAAGATGTTTTAAATTCAGCTATCGCTAATGCAGAGCATAATGATGGTATGGATGTTGACTCATTGTTTGTTTCAACTGTATTTGTAGATGAGGGTCCTACTATGAAGCGTTTTGAAGCTAGAGCAAAAGGTCGTGGAAATCGTATTTTAAAAAGAACTTCGCATATCACTGTGAAAGTTGCTGAGAAAAATTAAGAGGTGTAGTAAAAATGGGTCAAAAAGTAAATCCTAATGGAATTCGATTAGGCATAGTAAAAGAGCATAATTCAACGTGGTATGCTGACTCTTCTGACTACGCTACTAAGCTTAATGAAGATATTAAGGTTAGAGAGTTTTTGCATAAAAAACTTGCATCAGCAGCAGTTAGTAAGATTCAAATTGAGAGACCTGCTCAAAATGCTAAAATCACAATACATACAGCAAGACCTGGTATCGTGATTGGTAAGAAGGGCGAAGATGTTGAAAAATTACGTTCTGATGTTAATAAGTTAATGGGTATACCTGTTCAGATTAATATTGAAGAAGTGCGTAAGCCAGAGATTGATGCTAAATTAGTTGCTGATAGTGTAGCTCAGCAATTAGAAAAAAGAGTAATGTTCAGAAGAGCTATGAAAAAGGCTATGCAAGCTGCTATGAAATCAGGTGCTAAAGGTATCAAGATTATGGTTAGTGGTCGTTTAGGCGGTGCTGAGATTGCTCGTTCTGAGTGGGCTAGAGATGGTAGAGTTCCTCTACAAACTTTTAGAGCGGATGTAGACTATTCTACAGCTCAAGCGTTGACGACTTATGGTATCATAGGTGTTAAAGTTTGGATCTATAAGGGTGAAGTTCTTCCTGGTCAATTGAATCAGAAAAATAATAAAAAAGGAGCTAAATAATGCTACAGCCTAAGCGTACAAAGTTTCGTAAACAGCAGAAGATGCGTAATAGAGGCTTGGCTCACAGAGGTAATAAAGTAAGCTTTGGTGAGTTTGGTCTACAGGCGACATCTAGAGGTAGGGTTACTGCTAGACAAATAGAAGCAGGAAGAAGAGCTATTACTCGTCATATTAAGCGTGGTGGTAAAGTTTGGATTAGAATCTTCCCAGATAAGCCAATTACACAAAAACCTCTTGAAGTTCGTATGGGTAAAGGTAAGGGTTCTGTTGAATATTGGGTTGCTCAAATTCAGCCGGGTCGTGTACTATATGAGATCACTGGTGTAAAAGAAGAATTAGCGCGTGAAGCTTTTGCTAGAGCAGCTGCTAAAATGCCAGTGCAGACAACTTTTGTTGAAAAGCAGGTGATGTAATGAAAAGAAAAGATACTTTAAAAGATTATAGAGGTAAAAGTATTGACCAATTGCAAGAAGCGAAAATAGAGTTATTGCAACAGTTATTTTCTCTTCGTATGCAGAAGGGTACAGGGCAATTAAAAAAGAATCACTTGTTTAAAAGTGCAAAAAGAGATATTGCTCGTATAAATACAATAATATCAGAAAAGAATAAATAGGTGCCTTGAAGATGAGCGATAAAATTAGATTGTTAGAAGGTAAAGTTTCTAGCGTAGCTATGGATAAAACTGTAGTTGTAAGAGCTGAAAGATATGTTAAGCACCCTTTATATGGTAAGTTTGTTAAAAAAACTACAAAATACTATGTTCATGATGAGAAAAATGAATGTAAAGAAGGTGATGTTATCAAGTTCAAAGAAACTAAACCGTATTCAAAAACTAAGAAATGGTGTTTAGTCGATATTATCCATAGAGAAAAATAATAAATTTGATTTTATTTTTGTTTATTGGTATATTTATCGGACTGCAAATTACTCAGCAGTCTTATATAATAATAATTAAGGGTTATTTGTATGATTCAAATGCAAACAGAACTCCAAGTTGCTGATAACAGTGGCGCTAAGAGAGTAGAGTGTATTAAAGTTTTGGGTGGTTCACATCGCAGATATGCATCTATTGGAGATGTTATAAAAGTGACTGTGAAAGAAGCTGCTCCAAGAGGTAAAGCTAAAAAAGGATCTGTATATAATGCTGTAGTTGTTAGAACAGCTAAAGGTGTTCGTAGAAAAGATGGTTCTAAAGTCCGTTTTGATGGCAATGCTGCCGTGCTTCTAAATGCTAACGGTCAACCTATCGGGACACGTATTTTTGGCCCTGTTACTAGAGAGCTACGTACAGAGAAGTTTATGAAGATCGTATCTTTAGCACCAGAAGTACTATAGTTATATTTATTGAGGTGTAGATAATGAATAGATTAAAAAAAGGTGATGACGTAATAGTTATTGCTGGTAAAGATAAGGGTCGTAGAGGCGTTGTTAAATCATTCGCTAAAGGCGGTTCTTTAGTTTTGGTGGAAGGTGTTAATATTGTTAAGAAGCATGTTAAGCCTAACCCTAATAGAGGTGTGGAAGGTGGAGTTGTTGAGAAAGAACTTCCTGTTGATGCTTCTAACGTTGCTATCTTTAACCCTGCTACTGAAAAAGCAGATAGAGTGGGTTACAAGTTTGTTGATGAGAAAAAGGTTCGCTACTTTAAATCTAATGGCGAGCTTGTAGACTTATAGGACTAAGTTTTTATGGCAAGATTAAAAGATTATTATCAAAAAGAGCTTGTAGCTAAGTTAAAGTCTGAGCTAGGGCTGGATAATATAATGGAAGTACCTGCTATTGAGAAAATTACTCTTAATATGGGTGTTGGTGATGCTGCAAAAGACAAGAAAATTATGACTTTTGCGTTAAATGATTTGACAGCGATTGCTGGTCAAAAACCAGTTGTTACTAAGTCTAAAAAATCAATTGCTGGTTTTAAAATTCGTGACGGATGGCCAATAGGTGCTAAAGTTACTTTACGTGGTGAGCGTATGTATGAATTTTTAGATAGACTTATAACAATTGCTATTCCTAGAATCAGAGATTTTAGGGGGTTAAGTGCTAAATCTTTTGATGGAAGAGGTAATTATAGCTTAGGTATGAGAGAGCAAATTTCTTTCCCTGAAATTGATTATGATAAAGTTGACTCTATCAGAGGTTTAGATATTTCGATAACTACTACAGCTAAAAATGATGATCAAGGAAGAGCTTTGCTTAAGGCATTTGGTTTTCCTTTTAAGTCTTAATTTAAATTGGGGTTTTAAATGGCAAAAAAATCAATGATTCAGAGAGAGTTGAAGAGAGAAAAATTAGTAGCTAAATATGCTCAAAAAAGAGCTGAGCTAAAAGCTATTATTCTTGATACAAACTCTACTGAAGAACAAAAGTGGGAAGCTCAAATTAAACTGCAGAAGTTACCGGTAAACTCTTCAGCTTCTAGAGTTCAAAGAAGATGTAAAGTTACAGGTAGACCACATGCTGTATACAGAAAGTTTGGTTTATGCCGTAATAAGCTTAGAGAGTATGCAATGGCAGGTGATGTTCCTGGTTTGAAAAAAGCTAGTTGGTAATAAGGAATTTAAGTTATGAGTATGCAAGATCCTATCGCGGATATGTTTACAAGAATTAGAAATGGTCTTTCTGCAGAGAAGGAAGTTATTTCTGTACCATTTTCAAAAATGAAGATGGAAATCGCGAACTTTTTAGTTAACGAAGGTTATATTAAAGGTTGTTCAAAAGGCACAACTTCAGCAGGTCATCCTTCAATTGAAATTGAACTTAAGTATCATGCAGGCACGCCTGTAATTGAGATGATAAAGAGAGTTTCTAGACCAAGTTTGAGAATTTATAAGTCTCATGAAGAGCTACCTAAGGTATATGGTGGTTTTGGTGTTGCTATTGTCTCTACATCTAAAGGTTTGGTAAGTGATAGAAAGGCTAGAGATCTTGGTGTTGGTGGCGAAATTATCGGCTACGTAGCTTAAGTTAGCAAGGAGATTTGATATGTCAAGAATAGGTAAAAAACCTGTTGCTATCCCTAGTGGTGTTACGATAAATGTTGCTGCTGGTAATCAGGTTGAAGTTAAAGGAGCTAAAGCAACTTTAAGCAAAACTTTTTCTACAGAAGTAACTTTTAATGTTGAAGATGGCGTTGCAACTGTATCACCTAATAGTAGCAGTAAGAATGCTGTTGCTCAGTCTGGTACTGCAAGAGCTATACTCAACAATATGGTTGAAGGTGTAAGTAAAGGTTTTGAAAGAAAATTAAAGATTATTGGTGTTGGTTATCGTGCTAAAGCTCAGGGTAGCGAACTTAATCTTACTTTAGGCTTTTCACATCCTGTGGTTTACAAGTTGCCACAGGGTATAACAGCTGAAACTCCAGCTCCAACAGAAATTGTTCTTAAAGGTGCTG contains:
- the rplB gene encoding 50S ribosomal protein L2, yielding MIEIKKAKPTSPGRRHVVSVKNTELHTGKPFKGLVEAKKSKAGRNNTGRITVRHQGGGHKQHYRVVDFKRNKDNIVAKVERIEYDPNRSANIALVLYADGERRYIIAPKGLKKDMSIVSGEKVDVAVGNCMPLRNIPLGTVIHNIEMKPMKGAQMIRSAGTFAQLVGKDNAYAIIRLRSGEMRRVLLDCRAVIGVVSNSEHNLKSLGKAGAKRWRGVRPTVRGVAMNPVDHPHGGGEGRTSGGRHPVSPWGVPTKGYKTRKNKRSNKLIVQKRK
- the rplD gene encoding 50S ribosomal protein L4; translation: MDLNIKSLAGAEAGVVGVADGIFAADYNEALIHQVVVAYMAGARQGTKAQKTRSEVSGGGAKPWRQKGTGRARAGTIRSPIFRKGGVTFAAKPKSYKQKVNRKMYSGAVKSILSELVRSDRMTVVEQLKLDTPKTKEFKTIVDSLGVKDVLFVVGVEEFNENLYLSSRNLKNVAVCDSVEINPVSLVCFENVVFTKQAIKEVEEKLV
- the rpsS gene encoding 30S ribosomal protein S19, giving the protein MPRSLKKGPFVDHHLLKKVFEAQESNSKKPIKTWSRRSLIVPDMIGLTIAVHNGQQHVPVLMTEEMVGHKLGEFAVTRNYRGHAADKKAKKK
- the rpmC gene encoding 50S ribosomal protein L29, with the translated sequence MKRKDTLKDYRGKSIDQLQEAKIELLQQLFSLRMQKGTGQLKKNHLFKSAKRDIARINTIISEKNK
- the rplX gene encoding 50S ribosomal protein L24, whose product is MNRLKKGDDVIVIAGKDKGRRGVVKSFAKGGSLVLVEGVNIVKKHVKPNPNRGVEGGVVEKELPVDASNVAIFNPATEKADRVGYKFVDEKKVRYFKSNGELVDL
- the rplE gene encoding 50S ribosomal protein L5, whose amino-acid sequence is MARLKDYYQKELVAKLKSELGLDNIMEVPAIEKITLNMGVGDAAKDKKIMTFALNDLTAIAGQKPVVTKSKKSIAGFKIRDGWPIGAKVTLRGERMYEFLDRLITIAIPRIRDFRGLSAKSFDGRGNYSLGMREQISFPEIDYDKVDSIRGLDISITTTAKNDDQGRALLKAFGFPFKS
- the rplW gene encoding 50S ribosomal protein L23; this translates as MSSQEKLLKTVVRPHVSDKTYGLSDANSTIVFEVARTATKQDVKSAVEKLFEVKVESVNILNVKGKARRFGRVEGRTKAWKKAYVKLAEGHDISFVGAE
- the rplC gene encoding 50S ribosomal protein L3; the encoded protein is MSLGLVGRKCGMTRIFTEDGVSIPVTVVQVESNKVTQVKTAETDGYNAIQVTTGFKKRSNVNKPAAGHYAKAGVEPGRGLWEFAIDNASEYEVGASIDATIFEAGQKVDVRGVSKGKGFAGGVKRHNFATQDATHGNSLSHRVHGSTGQNQTPGRVFKNKKMAGHLGSENVTIQSLEVVRVDAENGLLLLKGGIPGSVGGDIIVTPAVKS
- the rpsC gene encoding 30S ribosomal protein S3 translates to MGQKVNPNGIRLGIVKEHNSTWYADSSDYATKLNEDIKVREFLHKKLASAAVSKIQIERPAQNAKITIHTARPGIVIGKKGEDVEKLRSDVNKLMGIPVQINIEEVRKPEIDAKLVADSVAQQLEKRVMFRRAMKKAMQAAMKSGAKGIKIMVSGRLGGAEIARSEWARDGRVPLQTFRADVDYSTAQALTTYGIIGVKVWIYKGEVLPGQLNQKNNKKGAK
- the rplV gene encoding 50S ribosomal protein L22, whose product is MEVQAKLKNARISAQKARLVADQVRGLPVEQAINLLTFSNKKAAVLIKDVLNSAIANAEHNDGMDVDSLFVSTVFVDEGPTMKRFEARAKGRGNRILKRTSHITVKVAEKN
- the rpsJ gene encoding 30S ribosomal protein S10; protein product: MAINNQRIRIRLKAFDHKLIDISTQEIVDTAKKTGAQVKGPIPLPVRKEKFTILISPHVNKKARDQYEIRTHKRLIDIVEPTDKTVDALMKLDLASGVDVQISLS
- the rplP gene encoding 50S ribosomal protein L16, yielding MLQPKRTKFRKQQKMRNRGLAHRGNKVSFGEFGLQATSRGRVTARQIEAGRRAITRHIKRGGKVWIRIFPDKPITQKPLEVRMGKGKGSVEYWVAQIQPGRVLYEITGVKEELAREAFARAAAKMPVQTTFVEKQVM
- the rplN gene encoding 50S ribosomal protein L14, translating into MIQMQTELQVADNSGAKRVECIKVLGGSHRRYASIGDVIKVTVKEAAPRGKAKKGSVYNAVVVRTAKGVRRKDGSKVRFDGNAAVLLNANGQPIGTRIFGPVTRELRTEKFMKIVSLAPEVL
- the rpsH gene encoding 30S ribosomal protein S8; amino-acid sequence: MSMQDPIADMFTRIRNGLSAEKEVISVPFSKMKMEIANFLVNEGYIKGCSKGTTSAGHPSIEIELKYHAGTPVIEMIKRVSRPSLRIYKSHEELPKVYGGFGVAIVSTSKGLVSDRKARDLGVGGEIIGYVA
- the rpsQ gene encoding 30S ribosomal protein S17, whose amino-acid sequence is MSDKIRLLEGKVSSVAMDKTVVVRAERYVKHPLYGKFVKKTTKYYVHDEKNECKEGDVIKFKETKPYSKTKKWCLVDIIHREK
- the rplF gene encoding 50S ribosomal protein L6, with the translated sequence MSRIGKKPVAIPSGVTINVAAGNQVEVKGAKATLSKTFSTEVTFNVEDGVATVSPNSSSKNAVAQSGTARAILNNMVEGVSKGFERKLKIIGVGYRAKAQGSELNLTLGFSHPVVYKLPQGITAETPAPTEIVLKGADKELLGKVASEIRDYRKPEPYKGKGVRYEDEYVAKKEAKKK
- the rpsN gene encoding 30S ribosomal protein S14, whose product is MAKKSMIQRELKREKLVAKYAQKRAELKAIILDTNSTEEQKWEAQIKLQKLPVNSSASRVQRRCKVTGRPHAVYRKFGLCRNKLREYAMAGDVPGLKKASW